Below is a genomic region from Sinorhizobium meliloti.
GGCGAAAGTCAATCGCTGACCGCCTGCCGGAGGCTCCGCTTAAACTTTCCGAAAGGTGGTTCGTCTATCTTCGAAGACGCCTGCGGGCCTTTCTTGCGACCCTTTACGACGACAGCGGAGCCACCACTTGAAGGCCATTCTCAGCAAGTTGCGCCCTTCGAAGCGGCTGGTGATCATCCTGTCCGCCGCCTTCGGGGTCTCCGCCGCATCCGGCGGTGCCGCGGTCTATGTCGGTCGGGACAAGATACTGACCCGCTTCGCGGGACCTTCCGTTTCCGGTCTCGACTGCACGGCGCTCCGGACCTTGAAGCTCGACCATAAGGGGCAGCGTTGGATCCGCATGCATGTGAAGACGGACCGGGCAAGCGGGCCGGATCGGATCAGGACCGCCCTTCGCGTCGCAGGCGCCCTCGCCAAAAAGGAGGAGGCCGATCTTTATCAGGTGGTCGTGCTCGATGCGGCAGGTCCGGAGGATCGCGCAAGCGTGCGCGGCGCGGCGATCGGCGCGGAGGTGCTCTTCGCCCCCGGTCCGCGGAGCGTGCCCGGTATGGATGAACCCTTCCGCGCCTCCTATAACGAGGCCGCGGCCAACGCTGCCGGCAGGTTCCACGGCAAGGTCGTGACGCTCGAACTGGACGACGTCCGCGCCATCATGGCCAAGATGGACGATCGCTCGATGTGCATCGATCCGTCGGCAACGGGCGATGTCGCGGCCGTTGCGCCGGCCGAGGAGCAAGCGAGTCATTAAGGGAAGAGCCCCTCCCCAACCCCTTCCCACAGGTGGGAGGGGCTTGACTTGCCGCGCCTGATCCACCGACTCTCAACGCACCGCACGCTCGGACGCTGCGAATGGCACCGGTCGGGAACCGCGGGCGCCTAGCCCCCGCCCCGTGTGGGGACGGGCCAGCTCCAAAGTGTCAATCGGCCTTCTGGCGGCGGGCCGGGAAGAGGATGATGTCGCGGATCGACGGCGAGTTGGTGAGCAGCATGATCAGCCGGTCGACACCGATCCCCAACCCCCCGGCGGGCGGCATGCCCTGGTCCATGGCATCGAGGAAGTCCTCGTCCAGCGTCTTTTCCTTCTCGCCGCGGGCATGCGCCTGTTCCATCTGCTCGACCATGCGGGCGCGCTGCTCGACCGGGTCGTTGAGCTCGGAAAAGGCGTTGCCGATCTCCCAGCCGTTGCAATAGGTCTCGAAGCGCTCGACGAGCCGCGGCTCGCCCGGCACCTCCTTGGCGAAGGGCGAGATGTCCTTCGGGAAGTGGATGACATGAGCAGGCTGGATCAAGGTCGCTTCGACCTTCTCCTCGAAGAGGAAGGCGAGCACTTCGCCCCAGGTCGCGTCCTTCTCGATCTCGACACCGGCGTCGCGAGCCGCCTGCCGGGCCTCCTCGTCGCTCTTGAGGGCAAGGAAATCGATTCCGGTCGCGTCCTTGACGGCCGCCGGCATAGAGACGCGCGGGAACGGCCCCTTGAAGGAGAGCTGCTTGTCGCCGAACTCGAATTCCGTCTTGCCGTGAACCGCAAGCGCCAGGGTCTCGAACATGCGCTCCACGAGACCCATCACGTCCTCGTAGTCAGCATAGGCCCAGTAGCACTCCATCATGGTGAATTCAGGATTGTGCCGGGTCGAGACGCCTTCGTTGCGGAAGTTGCGGTTGATCTCGAAGACCTTGTCCGTCAGGCCGGAAACGAGAATGCGCTTCAGGTAAAGCTCGGGCGCGATGCGCAGATACATGTCGAGCTTCAGCGTGTTGTGATGCGTCTTGAAGGGCTCGGCCGTCGCGCCGCCGTAGATCGGCTGCAGCATCGGCGTCTCCACTTCCATGAAGCCTTCGTCCTCGAGGAATCGGCGCAGGCTCGACACGATGCGGCTTCGCTGCTGGAAGCGCAGCTTCGATTCCTCGTTGACCATGATGTCGAGGTAGCGCTTGCGGTAGCGCGTCTCGATATCGGCAAGCCCGTGATACTTCTCCGGCATCGGCAGGAGCGACTTGCAGAGCATGGTGATCTCTTTGGCGTTGACGGTCAGTTCGCCGCGCTTGGTGCGGCGCACCTCTCCGGTGACCCCGATGATGTCGCCGAGATCGATCATCGGCAGAAGCGCGCGCGCCTCTTCCGGTGCCGTATCCTTGTGCGAAAAGATCTGGATCTTGCCGGAGGCGTCATGAAGATCCATGAACATGCCGGAATTGCGCGAGGAGAAAACGCGGCCGGCAACGGTTACCGTTTCGCCGCTTTCGGTATCGGGCTCCAGCCCGGCATATTTCTCCGCGAGTTCCGCATTGGTGAGCGTACGGTGGAAATGCGCGGGATAGACGTCGCCGATCTGCTGGCGCAGCAGGTCGAGCTTCTGGGAGCGCACTTCCGTCGCGTCGGAGGAGAGGCCGGCTGCCTGTGTCTTGTCGGTCATGGTCTTGTCCTTACTTTCCACTGCCCGCCATGGAGGCGACGACCTGCGCGGCGACCTTCAGCCGCTGGCGCACGACCGAACGGCCGAGCAGTTCCATCGAATCGAACAGCGGCAGCGAGCGCTGCGAGCCCGAGCAGGCGACGAAGAGCGGCGCCACCACGGCTTTCAGCTTCTTGCCCATGCGCTCGGCGCTGGCGCGCAGCTCCGTCTCGATCGAGTCCTTGTTCCATTCCAGGATCTTTTCGAGATCCGGCTGGACGGTGTTCAGGATTTTGAGCATCTCCTCGGGCGAGGCCTTCACGCCGGCAAAGGCGGCGGGCTGCAGGCCGAGATCCGACTTGAAGAGGAAGGCGGCGAGATCGGGCAGTTCGCCGAGCTTCGAAATGCGGGTCTGAGAGAGCTTCAGACCTTCCTTGAGCCGTTCGTTGTCCATCGCCCAGGCGAGGACGCGGGCTGCGAATTCCTCTTCGGAGAGCTTCTCGCGGATCCAGCGCGCGTTCAGCCAGTCGAGCTTCTGGATGTCGAAGATCGCGCCGGCCTTGGACAGGTTTTCCGGATCGAATTTCTCCGCCAGCTCCTCCATCGTCAGCAGTTCTTCGCCTTCGGCGATCTGGATGAAGAACAGCCCGAGGAAGTTCATCAGCGCTTCCGGCAGGTAGCCGAGCGCCGTGTAGTAGGAGATGGAGGTCGGGTTCTTGCGCTTCGACAGTTTCGACTTGTCGGCATTGCGCATCAGCGACAGATGCATGAAGACAGGGGGCTCGAGACCCAGATACTGATAGATCAGAATGTGCTTCGGCACCGAGGCGAGCCACTCCTCGCCGCGTGCGACATGGGTGATCTTCATCAGATGGTCGTCGACGACGTTCGCCATGTGATAGGTCGGCATGCCGTCGGCCTTGAGCAGCACCTGCATGTCGACGGCTTCCCACGGGATCTCGACATCGCCATAGACGCCGTCGCGGAACTTGCAGGAGCCCTCGGTCGGGATCTTCATGCGCACGACGTGCGGCTCGCCGGCGTCGACGCGCGACGTCACTTCCTCGGCCGAGAGGCTGAGGCAGAGGCCGTCATATTTCGGCGGCTTGCCGGCGGCGCGCTGCGCCTCGCGCATCTGTTCCAGCCGCTCGGGCGTGCAGAAACAGCGGAAACCGTGGCCGTTCGCGACGATCTTCTCGACGTAGGGCTTGTAGATGTCCTTGCGGTCGCTCTGGCGATAGGGGCCGTAGGGGCCGCCGATATCGGGACCTTCCGACCATTCCAGTCCGCACCACTTTAGCGCGTCGAGCACCTTCTTCTCGAATTCCGGCGTCGAGCGCGTCGCATCCGTGTCCTCGATGCGCAGGATGAATTTGCCGCCGTGCTTCTTGGCGAAGAGATAGTTGAAGAGCGCGATATAGGCGGTGCCGACATGCGGCTCGCCGGTGGGGGAAGGTGCGATACGCACCCGGACTGCAGAATCTGCCATTGTCTTTGCCCGTCTTGACGTGCTTTCGGGGCCCTTTGCCGGAGTGCTTTCCAGCTTGCGGGCGCGCATTTTATGGGAAGGAAAGGCCCGCAAGGGTTCCGCACCAGCGGTTTAGGCAGGCAATTCCAGTCGGCAGGCGTGAGACCATAGAAAGCCCTGCATGTCAACGGAAAGCCGCGAGCGGCAATGTCGTCGTCTCGCTGCCCGCAACGAGCAAAGATCACCGCGAAGGCCCGCATTGCGATGCGGGCCTCGTTGTGTCGTGCTTCTATTTCGTTCTTGCGGTCTGCCGCTTCATGCGCGCGTTGCGGGCGACCATGTTGAGAACCTCGACCAGTGCGGAGAAGGCCATGGCCGCATAGACGTAGCCCTTCGGCACGTGGAAGCCCATGCCTTCGGCGATCAGGGTCGTGCCGATCATCAGGAGGAAGGCCAGCGCCAGCATGACGATCGTCGGATTTCTCTCGATGAAGTTCGCAAGCGGGTTCGCTGCAACCAGCATGACGGTCACGGCGACGACGACGGCGACGACCATGATCGGCAGATGCGGGGTCATGCCGACGGCGGTGATGATGCTGTCGACCGAGAAGACGAGGTCGAGAAGCAGGATCTGGCCGATGGCGGCCGCGAAGCTGTTGATCGCGGAGCTGGCGATGAAATCCTCCTCATGATCGCTCGGATCGACACTGTGGTGGATTTCCTTGGTCGCCTTCCAGACGAGGAAGAGCCCGCCGGCGATCAGGATCATGTCCTTCCAGGAAAAACCGTGGCCGAAGGCTTCGAAGACCGGCTGCGTCAGTTGAACGATCCAGGCGATGGTGCCGAGCAGGGCCAGCCGCATGATGAGTGCAAGGCCGATGCCGATGCGCCGGGCGCTGACGCGGTTTTCCGGCGGCAGCTTGTTGGTGAGGATCGAGATGAAAATGAGGTTGTCGATGCCGAGGACCACCTCCATTACGATGAGTGTGATGAGGGCGATCCAAGCCTCGGGGCTTTGAGCAAGCGTGAGGATTTCCTGCATCGGCAACTTTTCCTTTTCGGGACACGACAGATCGCGCAGTATTTAGGGATACTTGCGAAAGTCGCAAGCGCCGCCGCGCTTTTCGCGGCGACGTTGTCGGCTCCAGGTGATCGAAAAGGTGGAATTCTCGAAGGAAAGCCGGCTGCACCCGTCCGTGCACCGGAAATCAGCCCTTCAGTGGCACCCAGATCTCGACCGCACCCATGCCGGAATGCGGATCGAAGCGTTCGTCGTAGCGTTCCATCAGGTCGGGCAATTCGCCGTGCCGATAGCCGGACTGCGGAAACCAGGTCGTGAAGATGTGGTGGGCCGTGTTGGCGATGCCGGAAATGTGCCCGCGATGGACAAAGATCGCGTAACGCTGCCGGGGCAGCTTGAGTGTCGAAAAGCCGCTGGGCAGCGCCTCGGCGTCCCGTATCTCGGCCGCAGCCATGTAGCGGAAGCGGCCCGCTTCGCCGTCCGACTGGGTGCAGACGCCATAGGCGATATTGCCGTGCTGACCGGGAATGCTGCCGAAATAGGCGTTGAAACGCTGCCAGAGGGAAGGGATGCCTTCGGTGCGGTTGTAGTCATAGGTCTCTGCGAGACCGGCGAGAAGAAGCCCCGGGCTTTCCTCGAAGCGCGGCGGTTCGATTTTCAATGTGCGTGCGTCGTCCATTCTGATCGGCTCCAAAAGCTCGACATTGCGGACGTGCCTCTGCTTGCGTATCGACTCGGGCGTCACCCCGAACTGCTCGCGAAAGGCACGGGTGAAAGCCTCGTGCGAGCCGTAGCCCGCCTCGAGGGCCACTTCGAGAATGCTGGATGTGCCGTTGGCGAGGGCAAGCGCGGCGCCGCTTAAACGCCGGCCGCGGATATAGGCACTGATCGAGCGGCCGGCCGAAAGCCCGAATACGCGCGAAAGATGATAGCGCGAAAGGCCGGCGGCCGCGGCGACATCATCCAGTGATATATCCTCGGCGAAATGGCTTTCAATGAACCAGATCGCCCTTCCGATGGCACTCATCGTCACTCCCTTTGTGGACACGCAAGGTCTTACGGCCTTTCAGGCGAGCGCGTTTGATCGCAATTGCTGGATTGCAGGAAGATGGTACGGCATGTTTCGGCGGCAAGGCACCGTCGCTTTTACTCCTTGCCGGTCGTCTTTCCGTAGGCGGCCAGGAAAACGCGGATGGCGGATCTGACGTTCTTTTCGATGCTTTCGGCCGAGACGGCATCGCACATGCCGAAAAGGCGGCCCTTGAACATTCCGGCCATGGCGAGATCGATGAACTGCTTTGCGGCTATTTCCGTGTCTTCGATCGAGAGCATGCCTGCCGACACCTGCTGGTCGAGATAGGCCTTGAGCACGGTGTATCCGTTCTCCGGCGTCGCAGTGAAGAAGCGCTGCGCCAGCCGGGGCATCCGGTCGATCACGCCGAGTACCGTGCGCATCGCGCGGATCGTGTAGTCCGACGTTATGCTCGTCACCAGCTTCACGCCGAAAGCGTGAAGCGCCTCCTCGATCGGTTCATTGCCGTTCAACGACTGCTTGACGCTGTTGACGATAATGTTCCGCTCGCGCGCGATGAGCGCCGTGAACAGGTCTTCCTTGTTCTCGAAATAGACGTAGAGCGTGCCCTTGGAAACGCCGGCCTCGCGCGTGATGTCGTTCATGCTGGCCGCGTCGAAACTGCTCCGCATGAAAACGCGTTTGGCACCGTCGAGAATCCGCTCCCGTTTGACCGGGTCCTCGCCGGCCGCGTGCCGCCCTCCGCCTGAAGGGTTTTCCTGCTGGGGATGCTCCAGCCGATCCTGCAGGGTCTTTTCCTGCTCTGCGCTCTTCGCTGATACCATGGCTGCCGGACGTATCCACTCCTTTGATCGCGCGCGTCGCGGTGACCGCGGACGCATTCTGTCCAAAATCACTATCGCAGACAATTCCGGGAAAAACTGCGGGTGCGGACAAAACTTTTCGTCAACTTCATCGAAATCGAACCGACCGGTTCGATTTCCTCTTGATATGCGGCGCGAAAGGCTCTATGTCAAGCTCCATCGAACCGAACGGTTCAGTTCAATCTCAATCCAATTGGTGGTCCATGTCCGCTTCCAGCTCTTCCAGCGCTGCCCGTGTCCGTCCCGTCGGCGATGATTTCGAAGTAATGGATACTCATTCGGCCGAGGCCAAGAGCCCCGGGACCGGCGAGGCCGCAGCCGCAGGACAAGCGGACGCGGAGATCTCTGCGTCCCCGAAGAAGCGCCGCAAAATCCTTCCGGTGCTGGGTCTCGTGCTCCTCGGTGCCGCCGGCTGGTACGGCTATGATTGGTGGACCAACGGCCGTTTCCTGGTCTCGACGGACGACGCTTACATAGAAGGGGACATCGCGACGATTTCGCCCAAGGTGTCCGGCTATGTCGCCAAGGTCGACGTTGTCGCCAACCAGCATGTGAAGGCTGGCGATCCGCTGGTGACGCTCGACGACGGAGATTACCGCATTGCGGCCGAGCAGGCCGAGGCGCAGATCGCCACGCAGAAGCTCGCCCTCAGCCGTTTCGACGCGCAGATCTCCGGCGCAAAGGCGAGCCTCGCTCAGTCCGAAGCGCAGAAGAAGGCGCTTGAGGCGACCGTCCGCGGCGCCGAACTGGCACAGAAGCGCGCCAGCGAGCTCCAGTCGAAGTCGTTCGGGACGGATGCATCGCGCGACAGCGCCCAGGTCGCGCTCGATCAGGCGCGCGCAAATCTAGCCGGTGCCGAGGCCAATATCGCTGCGGCCAAGGCCAATATCACCGTGCTCGAGGCCCAGCAGATGGAAGCGGAAAGCACGATCCGCTCGCTGGAGCTTGCCCGGGACAAGGCAGACCGCGACCTGGGCTTCACCATACTCAAGGCGCCCTATGACGGTGTCATCGGCAATGTCGCGGTCCAGGTCGGCGACCTCGTCTCGGCCGGCCAGCGGCTCGCAGCGCTCGTGCCGACCGATCAGCTCTATATCGACGCCAATTTCAAGGAGACGCAGATCGCGCATCTGGTGCCGGGCTCCAAGGTTGAGATCCATGTCGACGCCTATGAGGATCACCCGATCGAAGGCACCGTCGCATCGATCTCGCCGGCCTCCGGTTCGGTCTTCTCGCTGCTGCCGGCGGAAAACGCGACGGGCAACTTCACCAAGGTCATCCAGCGCGTTCCGGTGCGCATCACGCTGCCGGCCGATGTGCTGGCGGAAGGGCACCTGCGCGCGGGGCTGAGCGTCGTCGTCGACGTCGATACCCGCACCGCACCGGAACAGTCGAAGGTCGCTGCGGCGAAGTAAAGGGCTGCAGGCCTGAGGAGTGGCGGAAATGGCCGCAACAGCAACAGCGGGCGCGGCTGCGCCGAGCCTACCCAAGGCCGAGGAGCATATGGACCCGCGGCGGCTCATCGCCTTTTTCGCGATGGTCGTCGGCATGTTCATGGCGATCCTCGACATCCAGATCGTCTCCGCCTCGCTCGCCGAGATCCAGGCGGGCCTGTCGGCCGGGTCTGACGAGATCGGCTGGGTGCAGACCGCCTATCTGATCGCGGAAGTCATCATGATCCCGCTCTCGGGCACGCTTGCCCGCATCGTCTCGACGCGGGTGCTCTTCTCCGTGGCCGCGGCCGGATTCACGGCGGCCAGCGCTCTTGCCGCCACGGCCACCAATATCGAACAGATGATCGTCTACCGGGCGATCCAGGGCTTTATCGGCGGCGGCATGATCCCGTCGGTCTTTGCCGCAGCCTTCACCATATTCCCGCCGTCCAAGCGCAACGTCGTCTCGCCGATCATCGGGCTCATCGCGACGCTTGCGCCGACCATCGGCCCGACGGTCGGCGGCTATCTGAGCCATGCCTTTTCCTGGCACTGGCTGTTCCTCATCAACGTCATTCCCGGCATCATCGTCGCGACGGTCACCTGGATCTTCATCGATTTCGACAAGCCGGAACTCGGATTGATCAAGAAGTTCGACTGGTGGGGACTTCTCTCCATGGCGATCTTTCTCGGCTCGCTCGAATACGTGCTGGAGGAAGGCAATGCCAATGACTGGTTCAACGACGAGCACATCGTCATGGGTGCCGTCGCCACCACGGTCGCCGCCGTCGTCTTCTTCTATCGGGCGTTCAAGGTCGATTTCCCGGTCGTCGATCTCAAGGCGTTCGCCAACCGCAACTTCACCTTCGGCTCGCTCTTCTCCTTCGTCATGGGGATCGGCCTTTACGGGCTCACCTATCTCTATCCGCTCTATCTCGGGCGTATCCGCGGCTACGACTCGCTGATGATCGGCGAAACCATGTTCGTCTCGGGTCTCGCCATGTTCCTGACGGCGCCGGTTGCGGGCTTCCTCGCCGGGCGAATGGACGCGCGGGCGATGATGACCATCGGCTTTGCCGGCTTTGCCGCGGGCACCTGGCTGATGAGCCAGATGACCGCCGACTGGGATTTCTGGGAGCTGCTCGTTCCGCAGATCCTGCGCGGCTGCTCGCTGATGCTCTGCATGGTGCCGATCAACAATATCGCGCTCGGCACCCTGCCGCCGGCGCGCATCCGCAATGCGTCGGGACTCTACAACCTGACGCGTAACCTCGGTGGCGCGGTCGGGTTGGCGGTCATCAACACTATCCTCACGCAGCGCCAGGATTTCCACTACGCCCGGCTCGCCGAGCACGTGGAATGGGGCAACCCGGTCGCCGTCGAGCGGATGCGCAACATCGCCTCGACCTTCACTGCACACGGCCTCGACGGAACCACGGCTGCGGTCAAGCAGCTGGCGGCGATGGTCCAGCAGCAGGCGGTGATCATGTCCTTCATCGACGTGTTCGTATTGCTGACCGTCCTGTTCCTGTCGATGATCGCCGGCGTCCTGATGATCGCCAAGCCACAAGGCGCCGGCCCCGGAGGCGGCGGGCACTAGCGCGGGATAACGAAAAGTGTGCGCGGTTTTCCGCCTACATCCCGCTCCAGCGCTTTACGCGCTTTCGAGATCGCTGCAATATCCCGTCTCGTCGAAGCTGTCGGAGGCGCGCGGAGCAACGCGCGGGCGGCGCATGAACGATCGTCCTTGCCTACGACCTTCGCGGCGGATGTTCCTCGCCGGTGCGGTCGGATTCAGCCTCTCGATGACGGTGGGCGGCAGATTTCCAAGGGCAGCCGGCCCTCCGGTCGACGTGACCTTCCTCTTTGCCGCGGATATCCATGCCTGCCTCGTTTCGACGGACGGCTTGGCGCCGAACTGCGACGCGGAGGGCAAGACCGACGCCAGCCTCTTGCGCCATGTCGCCGCACTGAACGCACTTGCGGCGCAGCACTGGCCGCATGCCATTGGAGGAAAGCCGAGCGGCCTTGCCAGCGCGGGCACGAGGATTTCGCGTCCGCTCGGTCTGGTGCTCGGCGGCGACATCACCGACGATGGCGGCGGCCAGGTTCGCCAGCCCCGCGAGGGGCGGCAATTACAGCAGTTTCAGAGCCGATACGAGCAGGCGCCGGGCCCGCACCATATCCACATTCCCGTTTATGTCGGCCTTGGAAACCATGACCTCGACCAGGACGGGCCGCCGCCGAATGCCGACTGGTATCGCCGGGAACTGCGAGACTATGTCGAGCTTACCCATCGCCAGACCGTTTTCTACAAGCCGCCGGTGCCGGTCGCGAATTACGATCCGCTATCGGACAGCTATTCCTGGGACTGGGGCGGTCTTCATCTCGTACACTTGCAGCGTTTCGGAGGCGACGAGAACAAGGGCGCGGTGAGCGGATTGCCATGGCTCAAGAGCGATCTCTCCTCCCATGCCGCCGATGGCCGGCCGGTCGTCCTCTTCCAGCATTATGGCTGGGACGCGTTTTCGACCGAGGCCTGGGATCCGGCGGCAAAGACCTTCGACGACAAGGGAGAGGGAGAGCCGCATTGGTGGAGCGCCGACGAGCGCCGGGCGCTGCTTGATCACCTGCAGGGCTACAATGTCGTCGGCCTCTTCCATGGGCATGAGCATGACCGCGTCATGGCCTACAGGGTCGGCGAGATCGACGTCTTCAAGCCCAAGGCGGCCTTCCTCGGCGGTTTCGCGGTCGTGCGCGTGACCGGCAGCTTCATGGATGTAGCCTTCGGCGAGGCCGAGGGCGAGCATGGCCACGTCGT
It encodes:
- the lysS gene encoding lysine--tRNA ligase, with translation MTDKTQAAGLSSDATEVRSQKLDLLRQQIGDVYPAHFHRTLTNAELAEKYAGLEPDTESGETVTVAGRVFSSRNSGMFMDLHDASGKIQIFSHKDTAPEEARALLPMIDLGDIIGVTGEVRRTKRGELTVNAKEITMLCKSLLPMPEKYHGLADIETRYRKRYLDIMVNEESKLRFQQRSRIVSSLRRFLEDEGFMEVETPMLQPIYGGATAEPFKTHHNTLKLDMYLRIAPELYLKRILVSGLTDKVFEINRNFRNEGVSTRHNPEFTMMECYWAYADYEDVMGLVERMFETLALAVHGKTEFEFGDKQLSFKGPFPRVSMPAAVKDATGIDFLALKSDEEARQAARDAGVEIEKDATWGEVLAFLFEEKVEATLIQPAHVIHFPKDISPFAKEVPGEPRLVERFETYCNGWEIGNAFSELNDPVEQRARMVEQMEQAHARGEKEKTLDEDFLDAMDQGMPPAGGLGIGVDRLIMLLTNSPSIRDIILFPARRQKAD
- the gltX gene encoding glutamate--tRNA ligase produces the protein MADSAVRVRIAPSPTGEPHVGTAYIALFNYLFAKKHGGKFILRIEDTDATRSTPEFEKKVLDALKWCGLEWSEGPDIGGPYGPYRQSDRKDIYKPYVEKIVANGHGFRCFCTPERLEQMREAQRAAGKPPKYDGLCLSLSAEEVTSRVDAGEPHVVRMKIPTEGSCKFRDGVYGDVEIPWEAVDMQVLLKADGMPTYHMANVVDDHLMKITHVARGEEWLASVPKHILIYQYLGLEPPVFMHLSLMRNADKSKLSKRKNPTSISYYTALGYLPEALMNFLGLFFIQIAEGEELLTMEELAEKFDPENLSKAGAIFDIQKLDWLNARWIREKLSEEEFAARVLAWAMDNERLKEGLKLSQTRISKLGELPDLAAFLFKSDLGLQPAAFAGVKASPEEMLKILNTVQPDLEKILEWNKDSIETELRASAERMGKKLKAVVAPLFVACSGSQRSLPLFDSMELLGRSVVRQRLKVAAQVVASMAGSGK
- a CDS encoding TerC family protein, giving the protein MQEILTLAQSPEAWIALITLIVMEVVLGIDNLIFISILTNKLPPENRVSARRIGIGLALIMRLALLGTIAWIVQLTQPVFEAFGHGFSWKDMILIAGGLFLVWKATKEIHHSVDPSDHEEDFIASSAINSFAAAIGQILLLDLVFSVDSIITAVGMTPHLPIMVVAVVVAVTVMLVAANPLANFIERNPTIVMLALAFLLMIGTTLIAEGMGFHVPKGYVYAAMAFSALVEVLNMVARNARMKRQTARTK
- a CDS encoding AraC family transcriptional regulator; amino-acid sequence: MSAIGRAIWFIESHFAEDISLDDVAAAAGLSRYHLSRVFGLSAGRSISAYIRGRRLSGAALALANGTSSILEVALEAGYGSHEAFTRAFREQFGVTPESIRKQRHVRNVELLEPIRMDDARTLKIEPPRFEESPGLLLAGLAETYDYNRTEGIPSLWQRFNAYFGSIPGQHGNIAYGVCTQSDGEAGRFRYMAAAEIRDAEALPSGFSTLKLPRQRYAIFVHRGHISGIANTAHHIFTTWFPQSGYRHGELPDLMERYDERFDPHSGMGAVEIWVPLKG
- a CDS encoding TetR/AcrR family transcriptional regulator; its protein translation is MVSAKSAEQEKTLQDRLEHPQQENPSGGGRHAAGEDPVKRERILDGAKRVFMRSSFDAASMNDITREAGVSKGTLYVYFENKEDLFTALIARERNIIVNSVKQSLNGNEPIEEALHAFGVKLVTSITSDYTIRAMRTVLGVIDRMPRLAQRFFTATPENGYTVLKAYLDQQVSAGMLSIEDTEIAAKQFIDLAMAGMFKGRLFGMCDAVSAESIEKNVRSAIRVFLAAYGKTTGKE
- a CDS encoding HlyD family secretion protein, with product MSASSSSSAARVRPVGDDFEVMDTHSAEAKSPGTGEAAAAGQADAEISASPKKRRKILPVLGLVLLGAAGWYGYDWWTNGRFLVSTDDAYIEGDIATISPKVSGYVAKVDVVANQHVKAGDPLVTLDDGDYRIAAEQAEAQIATQKLALSRFDAQISGAKASLAQSEAQKKALEATVRGAELAQKRASELQSKSFGTDASRDSAQVALDQARANLAGAEANIAAAKANITVLEAQQMEAESTIRSLELARDKADRDLGFTILKAPYDGVIGNVAVQVGDLVSAGQRLAALVPTDQLYIDANFKETQIAHLVPGSKVEIHVDAYEDHPIEGTVASISPASGSVFSLLPAENATGNFTKVIQRVPVRITLPADVLAEGHLRAGLSVVVDVDTRTAPEQSKVAAAK
- a CDS encoding DHA2 family efflux MFS transporter permease subunit, with protein sequence MAATATAGAAAPSLPKAEEHMDPRRLIAFFAMVVGMFMAILDIQIVSASLAEIQAGLSAGSDEIGWVQTAYLIAEVIMIPLSGTLARIVSTRVLFSVAAAGFTAASALAATATNIEQMIVYRAIQGFIGGGMIPSVFAAAFTIFPPSKRNVVSPIIGLIATLAPTIGPTVGGYLSHAFSWHWLFLINVIPGIIVATVTWIFIDFDKPELGLIKKFDWWGLLSMAIFLGSLEYVLEEGNANDWFNDEHIVMGAVATTVAAVVFFYRAFKVDFPVVDLKAFANRNFTFGSLFSFVMGIGLYGLTYLYPLYLGRIRGYDSLMIGETMFVSGLAMFLTAPVAGFLAGRMDARAMMTIGFAGFAAGTWLMSQMTADWDFWELLVPQILRGCSLMLCMVPINNIALGTLPPARIRNASGLYNLTRNLGGAVGLAVINTILTQRQDFHYARLAEHVEWGNPVAVERMRNIASTFTAHGLDGTTAAVKQLAAMVQQQAVIMSFIDVFVLLTVLFLSMIAGVLMIAKPQGAGPGGGGH
- a CDS encoding metallophosphoesterase, with product MFLAGAVGFSLSMTVGGRFPRAAGPPVDVTFLFAADIHACLVSTDGLAPNCDAEGKTDASLLRHVAALNALAAQHWPHAIGGKPSGLASAGTRISRPLGLVLGGDITDDGGGQVRQPREGRQLQQFQSRYEQAPGPHHIHIPVYVGLGNHDLDQDGPPPNADWYRRELRDYVELTHRQTVFYKPPVPVANYDPLSDSYSWDWGGLHLVHLQRFGGDENKGAVSGLPWLKSDLSSHAADGRPVVLFQHYGWDAFSTEAWDPAAKTFDDKGEGEPHWWSADERRALLDHLQGYNVVGLFHGHEHDRVMAYRVGEIDVFKPKAAFLGGFAVVRVTGSFMDVAFGEAEGEHGHVVFTQAFSKRFD